Proteins encoded in a region of the Deltaproteobacteria bacterium genome:
- a CDS encoding NAD-dependent epimerase/dehydratase family protein, with the protein MRIMVTGGAGFIASHVAQAYVEAGHEVLVLDNLSSGKKENVPEGARFVFGEAGSETAVEAIRTIRPEVLCHHAAQINVRKSVADPVFDAKENILATLVLLEAAREHGVRKVIFSSSGGAGYGEQDTFPADETHPLRPVSPYGVAKVSVEHYLHYYRVQYGLEYTALRYSNVYGPRQDPHGEAGVVAIFCERLLKGQTALVNGDGLQTRDYVYVGDVVRANLAALSRGDGLSVNVGTGIETDVNTLFRTLRDLSGSRQEEIHGPAMPGEQRRSVIENRMAFDELGWYPEVSLEDGLALTLAYFRDKVKSSGTR; encoded by the coding sequence ATGCGGATCATGGTCACCGGGGGGGCGGGATTCATCGCCTCCCATGTCGCGCAGGCGTACGTGGAAGCGGGGCACGAGGTCCTCGTGCTGGACAACCTTTCCTCAGGGAAGAAGGAGAACGTCCCCGAGGGGGCGCGGTTCGTTTTCGGGGAAGCGGGATCGGAAACCGCCGTCGAGGCGATCCGAACGATCCGGCCCGAGGTCCTCTGCCACCACGCGGCGCAGATCAACGTGCGCAAGTCCGTGGCCGATCCCGTCTTCGACGCGAAGGAGAACATCCTCGCCACGCTCGTTCTTCTCGAGGCGGCGCGGGAGCACGGGGTCCGGAAGGTGATCTTCTCCTCCTCCGGAGGCGCCGGGTACGGCGAACAGGACACCTTCCCGGCGGACGAAACGCACCCGTTGCGGCCCGTTTCCCCCTACGGGGTGGCGAAGGTCTCCGTGGAACATTACCTCCATTACTACCGGGTCCAGTACGGGCTGGAATACACGGCGCTGCGGTACTCGAACGTGTACGGGCCGCGGCAGGACCCCCACGGAGAGGCGGGCGTGGTCGCCATCTTCTGCGAGCGGTTGCTGAAGGGGCAGACCGCCCTCGTCAACGGCGACGGACTGCAGACCCGCGATTACGTGTACGTGGGGGACGTCGTGCGCGCCAACCTCGCGGCGCTCTCCCGTGGGGATGGGCTCTCCGTCAACGTCGGCACCGGGATCGAGACCGACGTGAACACCCTCTTCCGGACGCTGCGGGATCTCTCCGGGAGCCGCCAGGAAGAGATCCACGGGCCGGCGATGCCGGGGGAGCAGCGACGGTCGGTCATCGAAAACCGGATGGCCTTCGACGAGCTGGGGTGGTATCCTGAAGTATCGTTGGAAGATGGGCTTGCCCTCACGCTGGCGTACTTCCGAGACAAGGTGAAATCCTCCGGAACCCGGTAG